The nucleotide sequence GCTCGCATTGAAGTAGAAAAAATTATTGGGCGCGGCTCTGGCTTTGTGGCGGTGGAAATTCCTTTCACCCCCAGAGCGAAACGAGTGCTAGAACTCTCCTTAGAGGAAGCTCGTCAATTAGGCCACAACTACATCGGAACTGAACACCTACTCTTAGGTTTAATTCGTGAAGGTGAAGGAGTGGCGGCTCGCGTTTTGGAAAATTTGGGTGTGGACCTCTCTAAGGTCAGAACTCAAGTGATCCGGATGTTGGGCGAAACCGCAGAAGTGGCTGCCGGTGGACCGACCACAGGACGCAATAAAACCCCCACTCTCGATGAGTTTGGCTCCAATTTAACCCAAATGGCAGCCGAAGGAAAGTTAGACCCGGTGGTGGGACGACAAAAGGAAATTGAACGGGTGATTCAAATTCTCGGCCGTCGGACTAAAAATAATCCGGTCCTCATTGGGGAACCTGGGGTCGGTAAAACGGCGATCGCTGAAGGGTTGGCCCAACGCATCGCGACGAAGGATATCCCTGATATCCTCGAAGAAAAGCGCGTGGTGACTCTCGATATTGGCTTGCTGGTAGCAGGAACGAAATATCGCGGGGAATTTGAGGAACGTCTCAAGAAGATTATGGACGAAATTCGTCAAGCTGGGAATGTGATTCTGGTGATTGATGAAGTTCATACTCTGATTGGTGCAGGGGCGGCTGAAGGGGCTATTGATGCCGCGAATATCCTTAAACCGGCTCTCGCTAGAGGTGAGTTACAGTGTATCGGCGCGACGACTTTGGATGAGTACCGCAAGCACATTGAACGCGATGCGGCTCTAGAACGTCGTTTTCAACCCGTGATGGTGGGTGAGCCGACTGTTGATGAAACCATTGAGATTCTCTATGGTTTGAGAGAACGCTATGAGCAACACCATAAGCTCAAGATTCTCGATGAGGCATTGGAAGCGGCGGCTAAGTTGTCGGATAGATATATCTCTGACCGCTATTTGCCCGATAAGGCCATTGATTTGATCGATGAGGCGGGGTCTAGAGTGCGCTTGATTACTTCTCAGTTGCCACCGGCGGCTAAGGAGTTGGATAAGGAACTGCGTCAAGTCCTTAAGCAAAAGGATGATGCGGTGCGTTCTCAAGATTTTGACCGCGCTGGGGAGTTGCGAGACCGCGAAATGGAAATTAAGGCGGAAATTCGCGCTATTGCTTCGGCGAAGAAGACTGAAGGGGAAAGCGATGAACCTTCGGTTGATGCGGAAGAAATTGCTAATATTGTGGCTTCTTGGACGGGTATCCCAGTGAATAAGCTGACGGAAACTGAGTCTGAGAAGTTGCTACATATGGAAGATACTTTACATCAGCGTCTGATTGGTCAAGAAGATGCGGTGAAGGCGGTATCGAGGGCAATTCGCCGCGCTCGCGTGGGCTTGAAGAATCCTAATCGTCCGATTGCTAGTTTTGTCTTTTCTGGCCCGACTGGGGTGGGTAAGACGGAGTTAACTAAGGCGTTAGCGGCTTATTTCTTTGGCTCTGAAGATGCGATGATCCGATTGGATATGTCGGAATTTATGGAACGCCATACGGTTTCTAAGTTGATTGGTTCGCCTCCGGGTTATGTGGGTTATAACGAAGGGGGTCAATTGACCGAAGCGGTACGCCGTCGTCCTTATACGGTGGTGCTGTTTGATGAAATTGAAAAGGCTCACCCGGATGTGTTTAATATTCTGTTGCAGATTTTAGAAGATGGACGGTTGACTGATGCTAAAGGTCGTACTGTCGATTTTAAGAATACCCTGCTAATTATGACTTCTAATATTGGGTCTAAGGTCATCGAAAAAGGTGGCGGCGGACTCGGGTTTGAGTTTGAAGCTGACCAAGCGGAAGCGCAGTACAATCGTATTCGCTCGTTGGTGAATGAAGAACTCAAGCAATACTTCCGTCCTGAATTCCTCAACCGTCTTGATGAGATTATTGTCTTCCGTCAATTGAGTCGGGATGAGGTTAAGGAGATTGCTGATATTCTGCTCAAAGAGGTGTTTAGCCGCTTGACAGAAAAGGGCATTACTTTGGAAGTTACCCAGAAGTTTAAAGACCGTTTAGTAGAAGAAGGTTATAACCCGGCTTACGGGGCTAGACCTCTGCGGAGAGCGATTATGCGGCTTTTAGAGGATGTTCTCGCTGAGGAGATTCTCTCGGGACAGGTTAAAGATGGAGATACCGCCATCGCTGATATCGACTCCGAAGGTAAGGTTAAGATTATTCACGGTGAAAGACGAGAGTTATTATCTCCTGTGAGTGAATAAGTCAATTAATTTTTTATAAAGAAAAGAGCGGTAAGAAGTTGAACTTTTTACCGTTTTTTTGTCTACTTTATTTACCCATAACTGAGGCTTTAATCGGTATTCGGACGGGCGGCAAACGGAGCAGATAACTTATTATTGCGCTCTGCTTGTGAAATTATTTAATTTACCTTCTGCATAAGCAATAAGTCACCCGCGTACATACATAACTTATCCACTCCGTTTAAAAGTTGCGCGGGGAAGCTGTGAACGGGGGCAAGCTCCCTAATACCCCCTGTTATTTATTGCAATTAGATTTAACCAACAAGAGAAAGAAGCCTAATAAGAAAAAGCCTTTCGCAGATCAAAAGAATAATGATGTTCTAGATGGTATTATTGTGTACTATACCCTAGTCAAACCAGCAGTTTTCCTTTTCTTTCATACCTAATTTATCAGCCTCTTTTTTGAAATCAAATTCTGTATTTTGATTATAAAAAGCTCCCTTAAAAATTGTTTTGTCACGTTTTATAGATGTTAAATCTGCTCCACATAAATATGCTCCTGTCAAATTCGCACCCTTTAAGTCTGCTGTAGCAAGGTTCACTTCCCTAAGATCAACACCTTTTAGGTCAACACCGGACAAGTCAGCACTAAATAAAATACTTTTTTTTCCAACTTTTACTAAGTTGGACTCTTTCAAAAATTGAATTATCTGCCCATTTCTCTTATTATCAAGTTCTTTCATTGCTATAATTGTTCTAGCTTTAGCAGTAACCCCTACTGGTTTATCTGGCTTATTTAGTTCATCTCCTAATTTTTTATCTACCAGTAAAGTTGTCATATCTTCTATATATTTAGTCAATATTTCCTGTTTGTTTTTTTCAGTTTGGTTCAATTCTTGTTGTTCCTGAGAAACTCCTTGCAGATAAAAAGTTGCAAAAAGTATAAGTATTGGAACAATTAATAATTCCAGCCAATCCCATAATGTTTTTTGAGAAAAACCTAAGTATTTTAAAATTTTTTTTGACATGATAAATGCTCTCGCTCTTTTTATTAAATTATATTTAACTCATTACCCCCTGCGCGATCCGCCCCCCCCTGGGGGGGCGGCTAAGATCGTCAAAACCCGCTCTCTGCTCTAAGTTTGGGCAAAGCATAAAGCTCAATCTAATTACAGAAAAACTTAAATTTTAAATTTCCCCTAAGAAAATTTGGGTTAGCCGCCTGCATCAATCTTTCTACCCTTACGCGCATAACGCCGCTTTCATAGGCTCGTCACAATGCAAAGCCGCAAACTCAATCTCTTCATCGGTTTCACAGTAATCATACTCAAGCCCTAGTAAGTCTGCTGCGGCTATATACTCGTTTAAATCTCCGTCATAATGCCAAATGTTTCCTTCTTCAAGGCATTGTTGTGGAATATTGAAAACGCATTTACTTCTTTTCATCTGCTAATTCCAAGGCTTGCATAAGGGCCTCTCCTGCCCCAAAAGAATTGTAAGGAGTTGGTAAGTCATAGATTTTAAAAGGTTCTAAAGGAGTAATATCCTCATTAGTATTCGTATCCAATTCTTCCGATAAAATCCGCATAAGCTTTACTTTATCGGATACAGAGAGTTGCTCAACTAAAGGCAATAACTCGGATAGTGTCATATTTTAGGCTTGATTTTTGAATAATCTTTAATGTGATCATATAGGCGATCGTAGCATTTTTAGCCCGATTACGACACAGCTAAAAACTTATCCCTTTATTCTCAAAAACGAATAAGGTGGACAAATGTCCACCCACCAAACAATTCGAAACTAAAAGGAATTTTTAGCCATTGGTATCTATCACTTTAGGGGCGCTAAAAGCTGTAGAGGAGAAATAGCTATTTTTTTGTGTCGGCTGTTGTTCGACAATAACCGGTAACGCCGCACGCACTCGACTTGCCACTTGTGTGGTTTTAAGGTCATAAGTGGTGGTAGCCAGCTTAGGATATAAGCCAATAGCGATAATGGGAATTAATAAACAAGCTGTTACAAAGATTTCCCGAGGTTTGGCATCGGCTTGGAATTTATCGAATTTAAACTCGGTTTCATTTTTTCCATAGAAGACAACCCTTAGTGTGGACAGCAGATAAATGGGAGTGACTATTAAGCCCACTGCCGCCAACAAGGTTACCATCATCTTAAAGGAAGAACTATAAACATCACTCTGTACCGCACCTAGGAATACGGTTAACTCACTGACAAAACCACTCATACCCGGCAGCGCTAAGGATGCCATTGAAGCGGCAGTAAACAGGGCGAAAATTTTCGGCATAGCTTTGGCTAAACCGCCCATTTCGTCC is from Gloeothece verrucosa PCC 7822 and encodes:
- a CDS encoding ATP-dependent Clp protease ATP-binding subunit, whose amino-acid sequence is MFERFTEKAIKVIMLAQEEARRLGHNFVGTEQILLGLIGEGTGVAAKVLKSMGVNLKDARIEVEKIIGRGSGFVAVEIPFTPRAKRVLELSLEEARQLGHNYIGTEHLLLGLIREGEGVAARVLENLGVDLSKVRTQVIRMLGETAEVAAGGPTTGRNKTPTLDEFGSNLTQMAAEGKLDPVVGRQKEIERVIQILGRRTKNNPVLIGEPGVGKTAIAEGLAQRIATKDIPDILEEKRVVTLDIGLLVAGTKYRGEFEERLKKIMDEIRQAGNVILVIDEVHTLIGAGAAEGAIDAANILKPALARGELQCIGATTLDEYRKHIERDAALERRFQPVMVGEPTVDETIEILYGLRERYEQHHKLKILDEALEAAAKLSDRYISDRYLPDKAIDLIDEAGSRVRLITSQLPPAAKELDKELRQVLKQKDDAVRSQDFDRAGELRDREMEIKAEIRAIASAKKTEGESDEPSVDAEEIANIVASWTGIPVNKLTETESEKLLHMEDTLHQRLIGQEDAVKAVSRAIRRARVGLKNPNRPIASFVFSGPTGVGKTELTKALAAYFFGSEDAMIRLDMSEFMERHTVSKLIGSPPGYVGYNEGGQLTEAVRRRPYTVVLFDEIEKAHPDVFNILLQILEDGRLTDAKGRTVDFKNTLLIMTSNIGSKVIEKGGGGLGFEFEADQAEAQYNRIRSLVNEELKQYFRPEFLNRLDEIIVFRQLSRDEVKEIADILLKEVFSRLTEKGITLEVTQKFKDRLVEEGYNPAYGARPLRRAIMRLLEDVLAEEILSGQVKDGDTAIADIDSEGKVKIIHGERRELLSPVSE
- a CDS encoding pentapeptide repeat-containing protein, which gives rise to MSKKILKYLGFSQKTLWDWLELLIVPILILFATFYLQGVSQEQQELNQTEKNKQEILTKYIEDMTTLLVDKKLGDELNKPDKPVGVTAKARTIIAMKELDNKRNGQIIQFLKESNLVKVGKKSILFSADLSGVDLKGVDLREVNLATADLKGANLTGAYLCGADLTSIKRDKTIFKGAFYNQNTEFDFKKEADKLGMKEKENCWFD